In Felis catus isolate Fca126 chromosome A2, F.catus_Fca126_mat1.0, whole genome shotgun sequence, the following proteins share a genomic window:
- the LOC101082380 gene encoding zinc finger protein 709-like, producing the protein MDSVAFEDVTVNFTLEEWALLNPSQKKLYRDVMQETFRNLASVGDRWEDRNSKSLYEHETNRRRVVESPCQSKEGSQRGDPRRQNPSPKQIKKVSTGIKLRKCSFCGQVFRHHSSFSRHMLSHTGHKLYEYQEYEEKPYKCKECGKAFKHRQSIRVHVRTHTGEKPYKCQHCGKAFKHCQSIRKHERIHTGEKPYACKQCGETFRYRHNFQKHERTHTGEQPYRCKHCGKALSCLSYCRVHERTHTGEKPYECKQCGKAFSYASYIRIHERTHTGEKPYECKKCGKAFSCPNYFRKHEKTHTGEKPYECKQCGKGFSCPRSFRSHEKRHRGEKPYECKVCGKTYSCPVYFRNHERRHSGEKSYECKICGKSFSCPKYFRKHERSHTGEEPCECNDCENVPVSPLAIFQRHVMKATGDGPYKCKECGKVFDCPNYFRCHEKIHSGEKPYGCKECGKAFSSSMSLQNHERSHSRKKPHECKECGKAFSFPCSLQKHERSHTGEKPYECKQCGKAFTYLSSMQKHERTHSGEKPYECKQCGKAFIYLSSMQKHERTHSGEKPYECKQCGKAFITLSNVQRHMIKHTGDGPCKCKECGKAFDCPSSLRTHERTHTGEKPYQCKHCGKAFTRSSSLRNHERTHSGA; encoded by the exons GACTCAGTGGCCTTTGAGGATGTGACTGTGAACTTCACCCTGGAGGAGTGGGCTCTTCTGAATCCTTCCCAGAAGAAACTCTACAGAGATGTGATGCAGGAAACCTTCAGGAACCTGGCCTCAGTAG GAGACAGATGGGAAGATCGTAACAGTAAAAGTCTGTATGAACATGAGACAAATCGAAG GCGCGTGGTAGAGAGTCCCTGTCAAAGTAAAGAAGGTAGTCAGCGCGGAGACCCCCGCCGCCAGAACCCAAGTCCTAAGCAGATAAAGAAGGTTTCTACCGGAATCAAACTCCGTAAATgcagtttctgtggacaggtgtTCAGGCATCATTCGTCCTTCAGCAGGCACATGCTCTCCCACACTGGCCACAAACTGTACGAGTACCAGGAATACGAAGAGAAGCCTTATAAGTGTAAggagtgtgggaaggccttcaAACATCGCCAGTCCATCCGCGTACATGTCAGGACTCACACCGGCGAGAAACCTTACAAGTGCCAGcactgtgggaaagccttcaagCACTGCCAGTCCATTCGCAAGCACGAAAGGATCCACACCGGCGAAAAGCCCTACGCGTGCAAACAGTGCGGAGAAACGTTCCGGTATCGCCACAACTTCCAGAAACACGAGCGGACGCACACCGGAGAGCAGCCCTACAGGTGTAAGCACTGTGGGAAAGCCCTCAGTTGTCTCAGCTACTGCCGGGTTCACGAGCGAACTCACACCGGCGAGAAACCGTACGAGTGTAAgcaatgtgggaaagccttcagctACGCCAGTTACATCCGAATACACGAGAGAACTCACACCGGAGAGAAGCCCTATGAGTGCaagaagtgtgggaaagcctttagttGCCCAAATTACTTTCGAAAACATGAGAAAACGCACACCGGCGAGAAACCCTACGAGTGTAAGCAGTGCGGTAAAGGCTTCAGCTGCCCTAGATCCTTCCGCAGTCACGAAAAGAGACACCGGGGCGAGAAGCCGTACGAATGTAAGGTATGCGGTAAAACCTACAGCTGCCCCGTATACTTTCGAAACCATGAAAGGAGACACAGCGGGGAGAAGTCCTATGAATGCAAAATCTGTGGGAAGTCCTTCAGTTGTCCCAAGTATTTTCGAAAACACGAGAGAAGTCACACGGGCGAGGAACCCTGTGAATGTAACGACTGTGAGAACGTTCCCGTGAGTCCTCTCGCGATATTTCAAAGACACGTGATGAAGGCCACCGGAGATGGCCCTTACAAGTGTAAGGAGTGCGGGAAGGTCTTCGACTGCCCCAATTACTTTCGATGTCACGAAAAGATCCACAGTGGAGAAAAGCCATACGGATGTAAGGAATGTGGCAAAGCCTTCAGTTCCTCCATGTCCCTTCAAAACCACGAAAGAAGTCATAGTAGGAAAAAACCtcatgaatgtaaggaatgtggcaaAGCCTTCAGTTTTCCCTGTTCCCTCCAGAAACACGAAAGAAGTCACACgggggagaaaccctatgaatgtaaacagtgtgggaaagccttcactTACCTCAGTTCTATGCAAAAACACGAAAGAACTCACAGTGGAGAGAAGCCGTATGAATGTAAgcagtgtgggaaagccttcattTATCTCAGTTCTATGCAAAAGCACGAAAGGACCCATAGTGGAGAGAAGCCGTATGAATGTAAgcagtgtgggaaagccttcattACTCTCTCAAACGTTCAAAGGCACATGATAAAGCACACCGGAGATGGACCTTGTAAATGTAAggagtgtgggaaggccttcGATTGTCCTAGTTCGTTGCGAACGCACGAACGGACTCACACCGGGGAGAAACCCTATCAGTGTAAACACTGTGGTAAAGCCTTTACTCGTTCCAGTTCTCTACGAAACCACGAGAGAACTCATAGCGGAGCGTAG